CCGCCCTGTCTCGAACTTTCATCATCAGATCGCAGAACTCCCTATTTGTCATGTTCGGGCAGATGTTTTCGGTCTGCTCGGCTTCCGGTGGGTGCTCCACCAACTCATCAACCACCTTCTTGCTCGCGGCAACGCTCGTCGAATCCCCGGAGAACCAACCCGGCAGCGCTGCAAAACTGGCGCTGAAGGCCCTCACACCACCACCTAGGAGATCATCATTGATCACCGTGTGCACCAACGTGGCAATGATCGGCGGCGGAACCGGGCAGTGGCACATCACCACGTCGCCTTCCAGCGCTATTTCGGCCCCGTAGAAGAGGCCTCTGCGAGGGCCGCCAGCTTTAGCTATGATGCCGACGCTGTTGCAGCCTTCGCAGTAGGCACGTCCGCCGATCAGCGCGATCCGATGCCCGTAGACGTCCATTGTGGGGCCGTCATAGGGCAGCACCGCCCCGCCCGGGGCCGGTGGATCGCCCACGACAATGACTTTTCGCTCCATCTGAGAATCTCCAAGTTTTGAGGATGAAGACTTGTATGCGGGAGCGAGGCGTTTTCATTGAGAGCGGCGGCCAGCACCCATTGCGAGAGGTCAATTTGTCACGCTCCGTGTCGCTTTTCGCTTGCTGGCGAACTGCCAGACTCAGAACACGGCTGCCGCTTCGGGCATCTCGCGGCCAGCGTGCAACCCCTCCACAGCGCTACAGAAGCCGGCATCCAGGCCGGCAGCGGTAAATCCGCCGCCTGTGCGGCCATTCAGCACTTCAGCGGCCAAGCGGCCGAAGGCGGCGTACAACAATTCCTGGATGGCCATAACTGCCGACCCAGGGCTGCGGCTCCCAAAAAGCGCCATTTGGGCGCGGGCGCACTAAACCTGGATCAACCCCCAGCGCAGCGCCACCCAGGTCAGCTCGGCCTGGTTGACCGCGCCCAGCTTCTGCTTCACGCGGTACAGGTGCGAGCCCACGGTGCTGAGCGACAGGTTCAGCGTGCTCGCGATCTGCGCCACCGTCATGCCGCGCGCGAGCTGGATGAAGACCGAGAACTCGCGCTCGCTGAGCAGGTCGGCGGGATTGGCCTCGCCTTCGATCTGCGCCGTGGCCAGCGCCTGCGCGGTGGTCGCGTCGATGTAGCGCTCGCCGCGCGCCACGGCCCGCACGGCCGCGATCAGCGCCTCGGGGGCGCTGCGCTTGGCCAGGTAGCCCAGCGCGCCTGCGCGCAGCACGCGGCGCGGATGGATCGTGTCCTCGTGCGCCGACAACGCCAGCACGCGCGCCTTCGGGTCGTGGGCCAGCAGGCGCCGCAGCGCCTCCAGCCCGCCCATGCCGGGCATCGAGAGGTCCATCACCACCAGGTCGGGCCGCACCTGCGGATAGTCCTGGCAGGCCTGCTCGCCGGTGTCGGCCTCGGCCGCCACCTCGATCTGCGCATCGGCCAGCAGCATGCGAAAGCCCATGCGCACCAGCGCATGGTCGTCGACCAGCATCACTCGAATCGTCTGCTCCGCTTGGTTCATGCATTCTCCGTGGCGGCTGCCGGCAGGGGCAGCCGCACCTTCAATCGGGCGCCGCTTGGCGCGGCGGGTTCAAGGCGCAGCTCGCCGCCCAGGCTGTCGATGCGCTCGGCGAGCCACCGCAGGCCATAGTGCCCGACGCTGGTTTCCCTTGCGGCTTCAGGGCCGGGAAGGCCGCGGCCGTCGTCGGTGAGCGTGAGGTCCACCGTGTGCTCGTCGCCCTCGAGCGCCAGCACGATCCGGCGTGCCTCGCCGTGCCGCAGCGCGTTGGTGATGCCTTCCTGCGCAGCGCGGTACAGCACCAGCGCGGTGTCGGTGTCCAGCCGGAGGCGGTCGAGCTCGATGGCGAGGTGCCATTCGACCTCGACCTCGCCATGGCTGTTGCGCGTGCGTTCCACCAGGTCTTCGAGCGCGGCCACCAGGCCGAACTTGTCGAGCACCAGCGGCGTCAGGCGCGGGATCATGCCGTGCATGGCGGTGTAGAGCCGACCCGATTCTTCCGCGATCAGCCGCGCCGCCTGCTCCGCCTGCGGGTCGAGCGACTGCACGCGCTGCGCGATCGACAGCGCCATGCTGCGCATCGCGGTGACCGACTGGCCGAGCTCGTCGTGCAGCTCGCGCGCAATGAGGCGGCGCTCCTGCTCGATCTTCTGGTCGACCCAGCGGCCCAGCTCGCGGCTTTCGGACAGGCGGCTTTCGGCCCGCACCGCGCGCCGCTCGGTCTCGATGTGCTGCTGCAGCATGCCGACCATGCGGTTGAAGGCGGCGCCGATGGCGGCGGCTTCGGTGCCGGGCAGGGCGCGCAGCGCCACGTCGAAGCGCCCGCTCTCGAGCTGGTTCAGCGCATCGACGATGTCGCCGAACGGCCGCGTCGCACGGCCCACGAGCCAGAACACGCCCGCATTGACCACCGCGAGCAAGCCCAGCGCGCTGAGCGTCAGCAGCACGAAGTCGTCCCACGCATCCAGCACCGCGCGCGAGGCGTTCGAATGCACCACCAGCTGGCCGCCCGGAAAGGCGATCGACAGCTTCGAGGGCGGCGGCGAGACGAGGCTGGCGAACCAGTCCGGCGCATCGCGGCCGGCCTTGTAGACCGAGGTCGGCGAGCTGTACAGGACCTTGTCGTCGCTGTCCAGCAGCATGATGTCGTTGGAGCGCACGCGCCCCACGCCCTGCAGGAACGACAGCATCGCGGGCGTGCCCTGGGCTGCGTAGAGCCAGGCGGTGCGGTTGAGCAGCTGCGCGGCCACGCGGTTGGCCGCCACGACTTCCTCGTGCACCGATTCGCGCATGGCGCGCAGCTGCAGCGCGAGCATCGCGGTGACGAACAGCATCGTCAGCAGGCTGACGATGAGATTGATCTTCAGGCGCAGCGTCATGGCGCCGGCCCGCCTGCGAACCGGCCGTGGCGCGCATAGCTGTCGAGTGCGCCGGTCATCGCGAAGGCCATGGCCGGGTGCGAGGGATCGTGTCCGGCGCCATCGACCCACTGCAGCCGGCTGTGCGGGATGCGGTCGTGCACCGCCTGTGCGGCCTCGGGGCGGCAGACGCGGTCGTCGCGCGAATGCAGCAGCAGGGTGGGCACCTGCGGCAGTGCGCCGAGGCGCTCGAGCAGCGG
The Variovorax sp. OAS795 genome window above contains:
- a CDS encoding histidine kinase, which codes for MTLRLKINLIVSLLTMLFVTAMLALQLRAMRESVHEEVVAANRVAAQLLNRTAWLYAAQGTPAMLSFLQGVGRVRSNDIMLLDSDDKVLYSSPTSVYKAGRDAPDWFASLVSPPPSKLSIAFPGGQLVVHSNASRAVLDAWDDFVLLTLSALGLLAVVNAGVFWLVGRATRPFGDIVDALNQLESGRFDVALRALPGTEAAAIGAAFNRMVGMLQQHIETERRAVRAESRLSESRELGRWVDQKIEQERRLIARELHDELGQSVTAMRSMALSIAQRVQSLDPQAEQAARLIAEESGRLYTAMHGMIPRLTPLVLDKFGLVAALEDLVERTRNSHGEVEVEWHLAIELDRLRLDTDTALVLYRAAQEGITNALRHGEARRIVLALEGDEHTVDLTLTDDGRGLPGPEAARETSVGHYGLRWLAERIDSLGGELRLEPAAPSGARLKVRLPLPAAATENA
- a CDS encoding response regulator transcription factor; the protein is MNQAEQTIRVMLVDDHALVRMGFRMLLADAQIEVAAEADTGEQACQDYPQVRPDLVVMDLSMPGMGGLEALRRLLAHDPKARVLALSAHEDTIHPRRVLRAGALGYLAKRSAPEALIAAVRAVARGERYIDATTAQALATAQIEGEANPADLLSEREFSVFIQLARGMTVAQIASTLNLSLSTVGSHLYRVKQKLGAVNQAELTWVALRWGLIQV